In Thermostichus vulcanus str. 'Rupite', the sequence TGGCGTGTAAGTATCAGCCAAGAGGGGTTCGCTAAACACCTGCCATAAGAAGCCCAAAGCCTCCAAAACACGGCCCGAAAAAAAGGAACGCCGAGCATCCCGCAGGGCATAACCTGGCCAACCCCAAATGTTGTCAGGACAGGAGTCCGACCCAGACCGAATGCGTTTCCAGCGGGGGATTTGGCAATTGTTCAGCAGCCGGTCGTACCGTTCGTAGGGCTTTTTGGCGATGCTGATCACCCGAATCTGTTCCGGTTTGACCCCATGAATGCGAATGGTATCTACCCAAACGAAGCTCCCCATGCCGCCGCCCAAGGCCAGATACTCCGCCTCCTCGACAGGCAGCCCTGTGGCTTGAAGCGCACTGAGGGAAATTTGCTCCGCCTGAAAAAGAGGGGGTGGGAATTCGCTAGCAGAGCGAGAATCGGGGGACTGCTCTGGGGCAAAAACAATGGTGGAGGATGGGGGGATGTCAACGTCGGTGCGGGTGTTCGGGCGAATCAGATCCGTAGGAGGTTCTAGCAAGAGGGTGCGCGTGCCTCGGTGGGCGCTGGTCAACAGGGTGGCGCTGGGATCCCCAGAGGGTACCAAACTGACGGTGACACTGTAGGGACCGAACTGCACCACTTCTCCACCTTGAAGTACCCGTCGTGCCTGCCGAATTTTTTCTCCGTTGATGCGACTTCCATTGGCACTGCGATCTTCGTAGATCACCTGCCCATCCTCGCTGCGATAAATGAGGGCGTGGTAGCGAGAAATTTCTTGACTGGTGAATACCGCTCGGGATACTTCTTTTCCCTGCCATTCGTTGGGCAGTTGGGTGAGATCCCGCCCGAAAGCAAAAGGTAATGGAAAGATGGGTTCCTGTTGTTCCTCTGTAATGGGATCTTCCCAGCTCAGTTGAATTTGCATCCTTCTACTCCGGATTCAAAGTTTTACATTTTCTCTTGGCCAAAGGGATCCCTAGCTCAACCGAGTCTTTTTGGAGTTACTTGGAGTGATGAGGCGGATCTGAGGTATCGGAGATGTCACTCTCGGGATCCCGATTTTTTTTGATTTTTCCAGTAGTTTCTGGAAGAAGTCAGCCTTCAGAATTGAGTTCACTTCCTTCTGGGCGGGGTTGTGCAGGGCTAGGCTTGGGACTGCTTTTGGGCTGTGCTGAGAGAATTTGGCTATTGGCAGCCGCTTTGGGTGGCTCTGGAGGAGGCATGACCAAAGAAGCACTGAGCACCAAATGTCCACAGTAGGGGCAGTTTTGACCTTGATACTCAGGTGGCAGATAGTGGGGATTCTGCAGACGGCTACACTTAACTTTCAGGGCATCTAAAGACCCCCAACTCAGGGTAACGCCCCGATCTTTCATGACTGCTTCTACAGATTTTACCTTCAGTACCATCCGGCCTAGCTGGATTTGGCTGTTGGGTGCGATGGAAAGCTCTTCTTGGATGACTTTTTGGCCATTCACCCAAATCGGGTTGGGTTGTTTGGGGGGCAGGCGATCTCGAGTTAGGTTACGGACGTGAAAACTTAAACTTTTGGGATCAAAATACAGCCCAGCATGTACGCCGGAAACGGAGCGAGCCTGGTCATTGAGCACCACATCACAATCGGGATCCCGTCCAATGGTGACTAGTTTGGACAAATTAGAAGAGAGCGTTTGGGATCGGTATTGTTCCGCTTCTGTCCATTCCAACGTCAGTTGATACACGATTTCATCCTCCATGCTTTAGTGCCCCCGTGCCCTACTCTTTGCCCCAGTCTATCGGATAACTTGTGCGGGAGAGGAGAAGTTATCTTTTTTCGCCAAAATTGTCATTAACCTTTTGGCTAAACTCAATGTACGGGTTTGGAGAACGATTTGCTTTGATCTGGATCACCAGAAGTGAGTTTTAAGGATCACGTCCATGCCTTGGTGGCTTGAGATTGAGCCTGCGCAACGGTTTTTATGAGCTAGACCGAGGAGTCTGTATGGATGCGCAGCAACCCGCCACGAATCAGTCGCTGAACCAGGGTGATCTTGGCCTCATCTGAGAGGGGTTCGGGTAGATCTGAGACCGAGAATGGGCTGACGGCGGCAGCTATGTACTGGAAGGCGGGTTCTAAATGGGCTTGTCCCTTGATGGTGTTACCTGGGAACTGAATCGAAACCGCAAACCCCTGCGGAACAATACGGCATGGCATTCCGGCCCGTTTGGCTACCACGGTGTTAAGGGTGACTGCCTCCAGCTGAGGGATGAGAGCGAAATGGTGATCCGGTGCAACAATGGCCTGGCGAATCAATTGATCCAGAAGCAGCGATAGCCCCGCCTCCACATCGGTTTGGAGAGCCAGCCGCTGGCACAGTTCCCGAAAGGGTTCCTCCAGTTGATCGGCGGGTAACCGGAAAAAACCAGGCGGTAGTGCTCTGCGTAGCGATTCTTCCTGTAGGCTCAGGGCCGTCAGGGCGGAGGTAAGTAAATCTAACCACTGAAAGGGATAAACACCGAGGGTGAGGTGCAAAGAGGGGTGGGCGTTGGTTTCTGCCTCGTGGACAAATCCGCGCGGAATGTAGAGCAAATCTCCTGCTTGTAGGTACACCTCTTTGAGAGGGGATCCCAATCGTTCGGAGGGAATCACCGGTTGAAAACTGTTGAGTAGCGGCACCGGCTGCGGGGGTGGATATAGGTACCACTGCTTGGATCCCTCCACCTGAAGGACAAACACATCATGGGTATCGTAGTGAGGGAAAAGCGCCTTGGATCCCTGCGGTGAAAAATACAAATTTGCAACAATGCGATGACATAGAAACTCTTGCAGATTGCAACAGAATGAGGCTAAAGAAGCATTGAATTGCTGCAAGCCATTGATGATAACGGTGTAACCTTCTGTGAATACTTTGTAGACAGCGCAACACCATCGCTTGCACGCAGGTGGGTAGAGCTTCTCCTCGGAGTAAAGTCAGGGGTTCCGTGAGCAGCCAATGGTGAATCTCATCCCCCTCGGTGGGGTTTCCATAAATGGGCAACGAGCCGATGAAACAGCTGGGCAAAGGTGTGGCAACAGACCCCGACCGCTCCACATCAAACTCCAGCCACATGTTGTGAACCCGCTCTGACAGGAGGGATCCCGCTGCCTGCCAATGTTGACCCAATTGATGGATCCGCTGCCAAATCGGCTCCGATTGCAACAGGCTGGCCCCATATTCTGCGGAAGCCAAGGTATTACGGCCCGCTTCTTGGGCATCCAAACAAATCAGAAAATCTCCCGCTGCCTCCGGGATCCCCAACCGACATTCAAAACCAAAAAAGTTGGTCAATGAACCGGGGAGCCATTGGGCAATGGCTTGGATCCCTTGCCAAGACTCTGCATCCAACAGTTCAACCGGAATTGAGGGCTGAATCACCTGCACATGGTCGCTGAGGGGGTATCGCGGCTGGTGATCCGCCTCAAGGATGCTGGTGCTGACCATAAACGCTCCTGACCTCTTGATTGCCCACTCAGCTCTGCGGCTCCTCTTGATGTCCATCTCCGGGATCCGGCTCAGGGAACCTGAAATCACTGCGGAGCGGGAGCCTTTGCACTCTCCTTTTGGGGGACGAGCAAATGAGTTGGCAGCAAGCTCAGACTCATAGCCAGGAGGAAAAGAGCAGTAACCGTGCATGGACTGGCAGTAGATCTAACATGGCGAGCGTGGTTTTTTCTCAATCCCTTTGTTTGAATTAACAAACGCTTGAGGTAGGAGTGTGCCAACCCTAACTATGGCTCTTCCCGCCTGAACGAAAGGATCCCAGTGGGTTATCTGGTCTCAGGGCCTTTCTTCGCTCTTTTCGGGATCCCTGCCTGTTTCAACCGTGCTGGGTCACCCGCATTAATATTGGGCTCGGAGGAGACATATAAGAGACATATAGAAATAGAAATAGTGCCCTGTCCTGATCCCCTTTGTTGCTCCCAACCTAACCCTGGACGTGTCGCAAGGTCTGACGGGCTCGTGTCAGGTGATACCGTCTTGCGGCGGAGACTATGACAGCCTTTGGTATCTTAGATGGATCCCAGTGGGGTTGCTCTTCACGTTCAGCCGAGGTTTTGCCGATGTTTGTTTCTCGACGCAGATCCTTACAAGCCTTTTTGCTCACCCTCGCCGGATGCCTAACCTTGGGGACAACCCAGGGATCCCTGATGGCTCAAAGCAGCGATCTGTTGGCCCAAGTGCAAGAACGGGGGGTGCTGCGAGTTTCCACGGACTCCAATTACCGCCCCCAAAGTTACCTCAACCCTGATGGCACTTGGGAAGGGTTTGATGTGGATGTGGCCCGTGAGATCGCCAGTCGCCTAGGGGTGGAAGCCGAGTTTTTGGATATCAACTTCGATGTGATCACCGCCGGCTCTTGGAATGGCCGCTGGGATGTGAATGTCGGCTCCATGACCGTGACCGCAGAGCGCCAACAGGCCCTGCTCTTCACCATTCCCTACTACTACACCCCTGCCAGTTTTGTGGTGCATGAAACCTCCACCATCCCTGATATTCCCAGTTTGGAGGGCAAACGGGTTGGGGTCGGCACTGCCACCACCTATCAGGCTTATTTGGAAGGTGCCCTCACCCTAGAGGGGGAAACCATAGAAATCCCAGCCCCGAGTGTGGATATTCGCATTTATGACACCGATAGTTTGGCCCTCCAGGATTTGGCCTTGGGAGATGGGATCCGTCTGGATGCAGTTTTGACCGCTTTACCGACGGCAGAAGATGCCATTCAAGAAGGGCTACCCCTAAAAACGCTTGGGGATCCTGTCTATTACGAAGCCTTGGCTGTAGCCTTGGATCGCTCCAGTCCTGCTAGCTCAGAGAGTTTGCAAGCCAAAATTACGGAGATCCTGGAAGCCATGCACGCCGATGGCACCCTGACGGCTCTCTCGGAGCGTTACTACGGCATTGATTTAACGAAAAAAGTCGAGTGAACAAGGACTCCATCCCGCTGGTGCAGCCCACCCAGCCACCGCCCCCCCTTCAGAAAGGGATCCCGTTTCCGGTGGCGCGAGGGTTATGGTTGGTTCTATGGCTGGCGTTGTTGGCATTCGCCTTCAGTGGGGTACGGTTTGAGTTGGCCGGGATCCCAGTCCGCACTCTGCGCTTGAACGGCAACTTTGTGCGGGAATGGTGGTGGTTTATCTCGCAAGGGGTGGGCATTACCTTTCAACTGTCACTGGTCTCGATTCTCTGTGCCACCACGTTGGCCTTTTTGTCGGCATTAGCGGGCCTTTCACAAGTGGCTCCCCTAAGTAGCCTGTCGGCTTTGTATGTGTCTCTGATGCGGGGCACGCCTCTATTTCTGCAATTTTTGTTTATCTATCAGGCTTTACCCCAATTGGGTCTGGTTTTGGGATCCTTTGCTTCAGCGGTATTGGCCCTGACCTTGAACTATGGGGCTTACATGAGCGAAATCTTTCGGGCCGGGATCCAAGCGATTCATCGCGGACAAACGGAAGCTGCCTATGCACTGGGGTTAAAACCTTGGCAAACCATGTGGCGGATTATTCTGCCGCAAGCCTTTCGGATTGTCTTACCGGATATTGGCAATCAATTTATCGCCATGCAGAAAGATACGGCTTTGGCCAGTGCCATTGCTTTGCAAGAGCTCATGGGTCGTGCCCGCCAAGCTGGGTTGCCACGTCAACATTTTTTTGAAGCTTTGGTGGTGGCTGCTTTGTGGTATTGGCTGCTGACCTTGATCTTGTCCTTTTTTCAGGGACGCTTAGAACGGTATCTGACTCGTTGAGGGGATCAAAAATATGGGGTCTAATGTGGGATCTTCAGTGCCCAAATGATTACTGCTGGGAAAATTCTTTTGACAACTCGGGAGCCCTCCTAGCTCAATCTTTTCAGCTATTCTGTCAAATCTGCCAAGGATCCAAAATCGAGAAGGTCTTCTCCCAAAACTTCTAATTGCTCCACCGACAAAGCGCGAATTTGAGTTTGCTGTTCCAGAGGGAGTTCCCCCACCTTCTTGCGAAGTAGCCATAAGGTCAGGTGGGTTGCCTCCCGTTGGATCCCTTGAGTAAGCCCCTGTTGAATGCCTTCTTGAATGACCTCTTGGTAAAACCGGGTCTGTCTCAAATCTTGTGTACCAAACATCTCCCCGATCTCCTCCCGACTCATACCTGGAAACTTGTACACCACCAACGTCTCTAAAAAATCAACCAGTGGGCGACCCAAGGAATTTCCTTGCATAGTCGCTAGAGTTGCTGGGAGAGGATGTCAAGAGCCATGGTTGCTGAAGAGGCCAGGAAATCATGAGGTCAAGATCCTCAAAGCACACTGTTGAAGGTGAGGCTCCCACTACCCAGTCGATCCCGTTGATCGAAAACACTGATGGTTAATTGATGGGATCCTGTTTGAGTCGGGGTAAAACTATTTTGCGTCAGAGTGAGTCCTGTGACCGTGCAGGCGGTGGCCCCAATGGAGCAGCCGGGCAATTGGGAAGCATCAAAAGCCCCTAAGGTAACGAAATTGCCCAGTGGAGTGGTAACGGAAGCCAGAAAGGCATTAGAACCGCGGATCCCGGCAGGCGCCTCCACTCGGAAGGAGACAACAAAAGTCGGGGTTTGCCCCACCGAGACCGTACGCGGCGAGAGATCGGTAATGGTGAGGGCTGGAGCTGGAATCGGATCCGGCAGAGGCAAAAAATCGCTACCGCCCGTCGTGCCCCCACAACCCACAAGCACACCGCTGAATAGCAAAAACAATGGGATCCGTTCATTGATCCATGGATTGATCTGATCGATTCTCCGCATCATCTCCTCTCCACCCCAAAATGAGCTTCTGTTTGTTGAGTTTATTGTTGGAGGTTTATCCTCCCCCAGCTAGTGGTCAGAAAGGAGAGAATCTGACCGGAATCGGTCTTGGATCCTTCGTTTACTCCCCTTGCAAAACCGCTTGGCAAGCTGTGGCAATGGCCCAGTCCTCTTGAGCTGAGATCACCAAAACCCGCACTGCAGCATCGAAGGTGCTGATATCGCAGTTGCGGGGGGATCCGGCATTGAGAACGGGGTCGATCTGGATCCCTAAGAAACCCAGATCTGCACAGGTGGCCGCCCGTACCGGCGCTGAGTTTTCCCCAATGCCACCAGAAAACACTAAGGCATCCAGCCGATCCAAATTCATCAGCATCGACCCGATCTGGCTGCGCAGCCGGTGAATAAACAGATCAAAAGCCAGTTCCGCCCGTTTATGCCCTGCTTCCATCGCCTCCAACACAGTCCGCATGTCGCTACTCAAGCCGGAAACCCCCTTGAGGCCCGATTCCCGGTTCAAAATTCGATCCAATTCTTCAACGCTCATCCCCTGCCGCAACTGATGGATCAAAATGCCCGGATCCACTGACCCCGACCGGGATCCCATCATCAAGCCTTCCAGAGGGGTATAGCCCATGGTGGTATCGACGCTTTTGCCTCCTCGAATGGCCGCCAAGGAACAGCCATTGCCCAGATGACAGGTGATCAGCCGCAACTCCGACAAAGGGCGGTTCAACAGTTCAGCGGCACGGCGGGCACAATACTCGTGGTTAATGCCATGAAACCCGTAGCGGCGGATCCCTTGTTCTGCCCAGGCATAGGGCAGTGGGTAAAGAGCGGCAGCAGCAGGCATTTGCTGGTGAAAGGCGGTATCAAAGACCGCAACCTGCGGGATCCCGGGTGCCAAGTGACCAAGCAGACGGATCCCCTCCAACGCGGCGGGGTTATGGGCCGGAGCCAAAGGAATGAGCTGCTCAATGGTCTGCTCGACGATGGGGCTAATCTGGGTGGGCCGCTGATAAAGGGATCCCCCATGCACCACCCGATGACCGATAGCATCGATGGCCTTGGCCCCTGGCAGTAGGGCTTCTTCTCCTTGCCAAAGGCTTTGAAACAAGGGGGCCAATCCGTTGATGCCCGCCTGAGGTGGAATAGAAGGAAAAGATACCCAGCCACCGCCTCGCCGCCGCGTCTGGATCAGGGTCTCCTCTGGCCTGTAGGTGAAATCCACCTGGGCTTGCCAGAGAGGAGTGGCATCGACCTTGCCCTCAACCACCTGAAAAAGGGAGGACTTCAGGCTGCTAGAACCGGCATTAATGACAAGAATATTCACAGAGCGTCTTCCGCATCGGCCTCCGCAGGTCTTATTGATTTCAACCTAACCGCCAACCTGAGTTTTGACTGTAACCTGCAACAGTTGGGAACAGACTTAAACGGTTCACGGATTCCTCAGGCGGTTTGGACTTGTCGGGTCAACCCCGTTGCCGCTAGCGCGGCCAAAGCCCGATCCCGATAGCGACCATAGCGCTCCGCTTTGCTACGGATCCTGCGCCCCTCCAAATTGGGCAAAATTCCAAAGTTTGCCGGCATCGGTTGAAAATATTTGGGATCCGCACTGCTAATGAATTGAAACAAGGATCCGATCATCGTTTCAGGGGGCAGCTGAATCAGAGGTAAACCTAGGGCAAAACGAGCCGCATTGGATCCCGCTAGCCACCCACCCGCCACGGCACAGGCATAGCCTTCTGTGCCCACCAACTGACCGGCAGCAAACAAGCTCGGTCGCTTGCGAAATTGTAAGGTTGGTTCCAGCAACTGCGGCGCATTCAAAAACGTATTGCGGTGCATCACCCCCATGCGCACGAACTCGGCCTGTTCCAAGCCAGGGATGAGACGAAACACCCGCTGTTGCTCTCCCCATTTCAGGTTGGTTTGGAACCCAACCAAGTTCCACAGTTGCCCTGCCTTGTCCTCTTGCCGCAGTTGTACCACCGCATAAGGCCGGGATCCGGTGCGGGGATCCACCAATCCCACCGGCTTGAGAGGGCCAAAACAGAGGGTTTCTTTACCCCGGCGGGCCATTTCTTCGATTGGTAGGCAGCCCTCAAAAAAGGAGCGTTCTTCTTGCTCAAAGGCTTTCAAGGGAGCTTGTTCCGCTTGTACCAAAGCTTGCCAAAACTGCTCGTACTCTGCTTCGGTCATCGGGCAATTCAGATAGGCGGCTTCTCCTTTGCCGTAGCGGGAGGCCGGAAACACCACCTCTCGGTTCAAAGAGTCCCCTGTTACAATCGGGCTGGAAGCATCGAAAAAGCTCAGGTAGCTCAACCCCGTGAAGGCTTGGAGCGCTTCTGCCAAGGGATCACTGGTTAAGGGCCCGGTACAGAGGACGGTGATTCCTTCGGGAATGTGGGTGACTTCTTGCCGCCGTAAGGTGATGCGCGGATGGGCTTGAATCGCTTCAGTGAGAGCTTGGCTAAACACCGCCCGATCTACGGCTAGGGCTCCTCCTGCTGGGACAGCATGTCGATCCGCCATCCCAATCACCAGGGATCCCAGTTGTCGCAATTCTTCCTTGAGCAACCCGGCAGCCCGATCACTCGCCAAGGCTCCAAAGGAGTTGCTACATACCAGTTCCGCCAAATGTTCTGTGTGGTGGGCCGGACTTTGACGCACAGGGCGCATCTCCGACAGGATCACCGTCAATCCCGCCTGGGCAATTTGCCACGCTGCTTCCGTTCCTGCCAGCCCTCCGCCAATGACATGGATGGGGGCAAGAGTTGAGGGTTCAGATGTATCGGCTTGGTCAAGCATTCCGTTCCGTCCTAAAAGCTGCCAATCCAGGTGCTTCTTGCGAAAACGTTCCGCAGTCATGCCCTTTTGGCTTTTCCCAGGATACTCCCAGGATCACGATGGGTTTGGCACAGAGTCCTGCTCCAAAAGAATCCTGACTGATCCTGCTTGGATCGTGAAGGCATCGAGAGGAGAGACCCTCAAGCGGCAAAGTGAATGCGCAGGTAGTCTTCTTCCATTTTGGCGCGGGCTGGGTTCATGGCGGCCAGGGTCTGGGGCAGCACTAGGTTGCGCCGGTGATTGCCAATACGGATATTCAGTTCATCCCCCGTTTTGCTCAGTTCCACCTGCTCTTTCGGGATCCCGGGCAGGTAGAGATCCAGCCGATATTGGCCATTGTCTGTAACCACGTTCATGGTTTGCTCAGCGTAGAGCACTTCCGCCGGGTTGCGATCCCCCCAGAGGTCTTTTTTCAGACGGGCCAGGGCCTCCCAGCCTACCAACTCCTCTGAGTACAGCGGGATCTCAAAGACGGGTAGGGGGGCAAAATTTTCGTGAATTTCCCGGCGATATTTTTGTTGAGCAGCTTTCCAAGTGGCAAAGTAGGGATCCACCACCGTATCCGGCAAAATGCGATTGGCCACCACCAAATCGGTTGCCACCCCGTACAGGCTTAAGTAGGCATGGGCCCGCAAGGATTCCTTGATCACCATCTTTTCCGGGTTGGTCACCAATCGTACCGAGGTGATGCGGTTGTCGGTAAGGATCCGCTCCAGACGCTCGATTTTCTCGTAAAACTCGTAGGGGGCATCCAGCACCCGGTTATCCGGCAAAGGGATCCCGGTGAGTCCCTTCACAATCGGCTCGGCAATGGGACGCAGCATCTGGGCTAGCCCCTGCAGAGGCTTGTAGAACTTGCGCATGTACCAACCGGAGACATCTGGCAAGCTCAGCAACCGCAGAGCGGTTCCGGTAGGAGCCGAGTCGATGATCAACACATCAAAATCATCCTCGTCGTAGTGGCGGTTCACCCGCACCAGGGAAAAAATCTCATCCATCCCCGGCAAAATCGCCAACTCCTGCGCTTGCACTCCATCCAGTCCGCGCGCTTGCAACACCTGAGTAATGTAGGTTTTGACGGATCCCCAGTTCAGCTCCAACTCGTTGAGGGCATCCAGCTCTGCCCCCCAAAGATTGGGTTTGACCTCAATCGGGTCGTGCCCGAGGGGCTGATCGAAGCTATCCGCTAAGGAGTGAGCCGGATCCGTACTCAATACCAGAGTTTTCAGGCCGATCTCAGCACAACGCCAGCCAGTCGCCGCCGCCATCGAGGTTTTGCCGACTCCACCCTTGCCGGTCATGAGGATGATGCGTTGCATGAGAGCGCCAGTTACATTCTTTTACATTTACATTCCCAGCCTAGCCCATTTGTTGAGCCATCCGGTACAGGTTAAGAGACCGTTTGTTTTGGGTTCGCGTAGGACAGATCCGATTTTCTGTTCCATTCATCTCATCCCTAAGGCTCCACCAACCAAGGGCCTACCGACAGGTAAACTATTGCTAAGAAAAATCAAGCATGTTGGAGGTGTGTGATGATGAGCTGTTGGCGCAGTCTTTTGCTGGTGCTGTTTGTGGCTTTGGGGCTGTGGCTGGGATCCCCTGTGCAGGCAGCCAGTTTGCCCCCTCAAGTCCAAGAACTGGAACAGCAAGTCAGCCAATTGCAAAGGTTGGTGGATGCGGAAGATTGGCTGGAGATCCGCTCCTACATTCATGGGCCAATGGGCTTGACTCGTAAAAACTTGACGGGGCTGGCCGTCACCTTGCCGAAAGAACAAAAGCAAGAGGTGATTCGGCTGACCAAGGAATTGGGTCAAAGCCTGGAAAAATTGGATTTTGCCGCCAAAGGCTACGATCAGCCGGAGGTAGAAGCCGCCCAGGCCAAAGTCAAAAAGGCTTTGGATAGGTTGGAGGCTTTGTTCTCCTAGGGGCTGGGGAGGATCCTCTAGAGCAAGCAGCCTTCTCTTGAACAGCGAGATGTTTCTTGGGATCCACCCAGCCAGACACTCAGCTGAAAACAGCTTAAAAAATCAGGATCCCCTCTCACCCAGCCAGAAGGGATCCCCAATGAGACTCATTCAGCCGATAGTGCAACCGATAGAGTAATCCGATAGGCACTAGGGCTGTAGTTTGAAGCTCTTCACTTCCAACACCGGCCCCACTTGTGCCACCGTCAGCATGTCTTCTTTCACCTGTCCCTGGATTGTCACCTCCAATCCCTCCTGCAGGAGATCTTTGGGGGCACGGAAGAGGGCGTAGTGTTCGCCGGAAGGCACCGTCAGCACCCACACCCCCGACTCAATATCCAGGAACTCGATTTTACCTGTGTACTCCTGCATCACTTCCTCAGCGCTAGCCCGGTAGCTGTAGAGGGCTGTTCCAGAGAAGCTTGTGCTCCCAAGTAGGCCAAGCCCAGGCAAAGCACCCCATTGAGAAGCAAGAAGGAGCGACCCAACCAAGCAGAGGATCCAAACCATACCACCCCCTCATAGAACAGGGATCCGGACAAGAGCAAGTGGGAGGCCATCCCTATGCAGAGGCCAATCACCCCCCAGCGCCAGCGTCGATGCCCCAGCAACAGCAGCATCAGTAAACCAGGGATCAAGACACTGGCAAACAGTGGGTTTAAGGCATTGCTCTGGGCAAAGGCTGTACCCAACTCCGGCAGGGAACTACCCGCCAACTGGAAGGGCCAACGGGGAGCACCGACAATCGCCAACCCCTGCAAGGGGAACAAGCCAGCACTGCCCAAGAGGATCCCCGCCACCAACGGCACCGATTGGATCAGACGCTTCGGAGCCAGCCACCAGCGGATCAGCACCATGATGATGTAGCCACCCACCACCATCAGCAGCTTCGGCACCAGGGCAATCGGGCCGCCATCAAACCAGAAGCGGGGATTCAGGTAGCCATTGTTGTTCAGGTACTGTAGGAAATCCTTGAACCAGAGCACCAGGGGATTTTCCTCCTGCTGACCGGTGGCCCGTGCCAAAGCCTTGGCTGCATCCAAACGACCGGCACCGTAGAAGTTTTGCTTGTCGTCTCGCACCGGCGTGGCGGACATCTTCAGCACTTCTTCCACCTTGTCGGGGTCTTTCACCCCCTGAGCCTGGATCAACGCGGCTACACCAGCCACATGGGGAGTGGCCATGCTGGTGCCCTGGAAGTAGGCGAAAAGGGCTTCATTCGGATTGCGGCGATTAATGGTTTGCTGCAGAATGCCGTATTCCGGGTGATCTTGGGTTTTCGCCCCGCCAGGAGCGGAAATATCGACACCCACGCCGTAGTTGGAGTAAGGGGCTTTTTCCCCATTCGGGCCTGTCGCCGACACCGCGATCACATGCTCATAACGGGCTGGGTAGCTGACTTGGTTAGAGTTTTCGTTGCCCGCCGCCGCGATTATCGTCACCCCTTTGTTGTGGGCATAGGTCACCGCCTCTTGCATCAACTGGGCAGAGGCACGGCTCCCCAAGCTGAGGTTGATAATGGTTGCGCCATGGTCGGCAGCGTAGCGGATTCCTTCCACCACATCCGACAGGGATCCAAAACCATTGGCATCCAAGACCCGCACCGGCATGATCTTGGCCTTAAAGGCAATCCCGGCAACTCCAAAAGCATTGTTCGTGGATTGGGCAATGGTTCCCGCTACATGGGTGCCGTGCCCTTGTAAATCTTCAGGGTTCTCGTCGTCATCAACAAAGTCGTAGCCCTTGACAAACTCGGTCTGGGCTAGGTCAGAGACTCGGGTGACCCCGGTATCCACCACCGCCACCGTAATCCCTTCTCCCTGGGAGATATCCCAGGCTTCCGGCATATTGATGGCTTTTAGGTTCCATTGCTGAGGATAGAGGCGATCATTGGGCACAAACGCCGCCTGGAACTGGTAGTTGGGATGGGCATATTCAATCAACGCCTCATCCGTGAGTCGCTTCATCAAGCGTCGCGTGGATCCCTGATGGTTGGCATCCACGTCGAACAGATAGATGGCTTCTTGACGAGCAAAGGAACTGGCACTGCTAGGGCGCAGCGACACGTCATATTCTTTAGCAATAGCGGAGATCTGACTGGGGGTGGCCGTGTTGACAAAATTGACCACGATGCTGTCGTAGGGGGTGGATCCCTTGCCACAAGCCGTCAACAGCAATGCCATCAGACAGGCGCAGCAAAGACCCAACCAGCGTCCGAATTTCATAATTCACGCCCTCGGGATCCGATTGTTTGGAACCAGTATGCCCTCTAGATTGGCAATTGACGAGGTGAACAAGCCAATTCACCCGGAAGGATTCCGGCAAGATTACCCAAAGGTGCAACCTTGGCCGCGCAAGA encodes:
- a CDS encoding FHA domain-containing protein — encoded protein: MEDEIVYQLTLEWTEAEQYRSQTLSSNLSKLVTIGRDPDCDVVLNDQARSVSGVHAGLYFDPKSLSFHVRNLTRDRLPPKQPNPIWVNGQKVIQEELSIAPNSQIQLGRMVLKVKSVEAVMKDRGVTLSWGSLDALKVKCSRLQNPHYLPPEYQGQNCPYCGHLVLSASLVMPPPEPPKAAANSQILSAQPKSSPKPSPAQPRPEGSELNSEG
- a CDS encoding JmjC domain-containing protein, with protein sequence MYFSPQGSKALFPHYDTHDVFVLQVEGSKQWYLYPPPQPVPLLNSFQPVIPSERLGSPLKEVYLQAGDLLYIPRGFVHEAETNAHPSLHLTLGVYPFQWLDLLTSALTALSLQEESLRRALPPGFFRLPADQLEEPFRELCQRLALQTDVEAGLSLLLDQLIRQAIVAPDHHFALIPQLEAVTLNTVVAKRAGMPCRIVPQGFAVSIQFPGNTIKGQAHLEPAFQYIAAAVSPFSVSDLPEPLSDEAKITLVQRLIRGGLLRIHTDSSV
- a CDS encoding ABC transporter substrate-binding protein, which encodes MFVSRRRSLQAFLLTLAGCLTLGTTQGSLMAQSSDLLAQVQERGVLRVSTDSNYRPQSYLNPDGTWEGFDVDVAREIASRLGVEAEFLDINFDVITAGSWNGRWDVNVGSMTVTAERQQALLFTIPYYYTPASFVVHETSTIPDIPSLEGKRVGVGTATTYQAYLEGALTLEGETIEIPAPSVDIRIYDTDSLALQDLALGDGIRLDAVLTALPTAEDAIQEGLPLKTLGDPVYYEALAVALDRSSPASSESLQAKITEILEAMHADGTLTALSERYYGIDLTKKVE
- a CDS encoding amino acid ABC transporter permease, yielding MNKDSIPLVQPTQPPPPLQKGIPFPVARGLWLVLWLALLAFAFSGVRFELAGIPVRTLRLNGNFVREWWWFISQGVGITFQLSLVSILCATTLAFLSALAGLSQVAPLSSLSALYVSLMRGTPLFLQFLFIYQALPQLGLVLGSFASAVLALTLNYGAYMSEIFRAGIQAIHRGQTEAAYALGLKPWQTMWRIILPQAFRIVLPDIGNQFIAMQKDTALASAIALQELMGRARQAGLPRQHFFEALVVAALWYWLLTLILSFFQGRLERYLTR
- a CDS encoding DUF4351 domain-containing protein, which produces MQGNSLGRPLVDFLETLVVYKFPGMSREEIGEMFGTQDLRQTRFYQEVIQEGIQQGLTQGIQREATHLTLWLLRKKVGELPLEQQTQIRALSVEQLEVLGEDLLDFGSLADLTE
- a CDS encoding acetate kinase — encoded protein: MNILVINAGSSSLKSSLFQVVEGKVDATPLWQAQVDFTYRPEETLIQTRRRGGGWVSFPSIPPQAGINGLAPLFQSLWQGEEALLPGAKAIDAIGHRVVHGGSLYQRPTQISPIVEQTIEQLIPLAPAHNPAALEGIRLLGHLAPGIPQVAVFDTAFHQQMPAAAALYPLPYAWAEQGIRRYGFHGINHEYCARRAAELLNRPLSELRLITCHLGNGCSLAAIRGGKSVDTTMGYTPLEGLMMGSRSGSVDPGILIHQLRQGMSVEELDRILNRESGLKGVSGLSSDMRTVLEAMEAGHKRAELAFDLFIHRLRSQIGSMLMNLDRLDALVFSGGIGENSAPVRAATCADLGFLGIQIDPVLNAGSPRNCDISTFDAAVRVLVISAQEDWAIATACQAVLQGE